In one window of Fimbriimonadia bacterium DNA:
- the ruvC gene encoding crossover junction endodeoxyribonuclease RuvC → MTVLGLDPGLTTTGYGVVTREAGRMHALAYGAIRTPTTEDTPARLVRLRVEVQELLREHEPDAVALERLLFSTNRKTVMDVARASGVILLAIGEAGLRCAEYSPPEVKLAVTGVGQAGKQQVRYMVTQILGLQTPPSPFDAADALALAVCHHQSVAARHLRAEI, encoded by the coding sequence ATGACCGTATTGGGGCTCGACCCGGGCTTGACGACGACGGGCTACGGCGTGGTGACACGCGAGGCCGGGAGGATGCACGCACTTGCGTACGGTGCCATCAGGACCCCTACAACGGAGGACACGCCTGCTCGTCTAGTTCGGCTTAGGGTAGAGGTCCAGGAGCTGCTTCGGGAGCACGAGCCGGATGCGGTAGCACTGGAGCGCCTACTGTTCTCGACGAATCGAAAGACGGTGATGGATGTTGCTCGGGCATCGGGAGTGATACTGCTGGCTATCGGCGAGGCTGGGCTGCGCTGCGCCGAGTACTCGCCGCCCGAGGTGAAATTGGCCGTTACCGGAGTGGGCCAAGCCGGGAAGCAGCAGGTGCGTTATATGGTCACGCAGATTCTCGGGCTTCAGACTCCGCCGAGTCCCTTTGATGCTGCGGACGCGCTGGCTCTCGCCGTGTGCCACCACCAGTCGGTGGCCGCTCGCCACCTGCGGGCGGAGATCTGA
- the mutL gene encoding DNA mismatch repair endonuclease MutL — protein sequence MSRRVRLLDPNVVNRIAAGEVVERPASVVKELIENSLDAGATLVQVDVEDCGKRLIRVTDDGCGMDEQDALMALERHATSKIEDAEDLLSISTLGFRGEALPSIASVSRMTLTTRTRTAEGGVQVHIEGGRRSPIKHVATPVGTMVLVEDLFFNTPARLKFLKSDATELAQIVDLIARYAIIYPAVGFFLRHDGQDLLRSPGGTGLLKGIAAVWGRETAEKLVPVDYERHDIRVSGYVSPPHLTRHSRAYQHFFVNHRPVRSKTMSAALAEAFRSLTPERRFPMAVLGLEMDPARVDCNVHPSKSEVKFQREGDVFEAVRGSIRSALLHEGMMPEALSSHPVPTRPGAYRPSRTMVAAAVHAFEPATASAGEQPALIEQPEQRPRFPFSYLLESLRVIGQAMSTFIIAETATGLAIIDQHVAHERIIFERLCGIKGNQPVERQSLLSPETVMLDRRLAVRLEEAIDDLRSVGYDIEPFGGQSFLLRAVPAVLSGKDYRGVLQDILDEIADDSGGRGGYAPRERVWIATACRMAVKAGDPLSHAEMLKLIHDLADTENPYLCPHGRPIVVTIGHDELLRKFKRI from the coding sequence GTGTCCAGGAGAGTCCGACTGCTCGATCCCAACGTCGTCAACCGCATCGCCGCCGGCGAAGTGGTGGAGCGTCCGGCTTCCGTCGTCAAGGAGCTGATCGAGAACAGCCTCGATGCAGGAGCGACGCTGGTGCAGGTGGATGTCGAGGACTGCGGCAAACGCCTGATCCGGGTGACCGATGATGGTTGCGGCATGGACGAGCAGGATGCGCTGATGGCTTTGGAGCGCCACGCGACCAGCAAGATCGAGGATGCCGAGGACCTGCTTTCCATCTCGACCCTGGGATTCCGAGGGGAGGCGTTGCCGAGCATCGCATCGGTCTCGCGTATGACACTCACCACCCGCACTCGGACAGCGGAAGGCGGGGTACAGGTCCACATCGAAGGCGGGCGGCGCAGCCCGATCAAGCATGTAGCAACGCCGGTGGGTACCATGGTCTTGGTCGAGGACCTCTTTTTCAACACACCCGCCCGCCTGAAGTTCCTGAAGTCCGACGCCACCGAACTCGCGCAGATCGTAGATCTGATAGCTCGATACGCGATCATCTATCCCGCGGTCGGCTTCTTCCTTCGTCACGACGGGCAGGATCTACTGCGCAGCCCCGGCGGGACGGGGTTGCTGAAAGGCATCGCTGCGGTGTGGGGGAGGGAAACAGCAGAAAAGCTCGTGCCTGTGGACTACGAGCGCCATGACATCCGAGTATCGGGCTACGTGTCGCCACCACACCTTACTCGCCACTCGCGGGCGTACCAGCACTTCTTCGTCAACCACCGGCCCGTTCGATCGAAGACGATGTCTGCTGCGCTCGCCGAGGCGTTCCGCTCACTCACGCCTGAGCGCAGGTTCCCGATGGCCGTCCTGGGGCTCGAGATGGACCCAGCCAGGGTGGATTGCAACGTTCATCCGAGTAAGAGCGAGGTGAAGTTCCAGCGCGAGGGAGACGTGTTCGAGGCGGTGCGGGGTTCCATTCGATCCGCGCTGCTGCACGAAGGGATGATGCCGGAAGCACTCAGCTCGCACCCCGTCCCTACGAGACCGGGTGCGTATCGCCCATCTCGGACCATGGTTGCAGCTGCTGTCCATGCCTTCGAGCCGGCGACGGCTTCTGCCGGAGAACAGCCCGCACTCATTGAGCAGCCGGAGCAGAGACCACGATTTCCTTTCTCCTATCTGCTGGAATCGCTGCGGGTGATTGGCCAGGCCATGAGCACCTTTATCATCGCGGAGACGGCGACCGGCCTAGCCATCATAGACCAGCACGTAGCACACGAGAGGATTATCTTCGAGCGGTTGTGCGGCATCAAGGGAAACCAGCCGGTCGAGAGGCAATCGCTTCTCAGCCCGGAGACCGTAATGCTCGACCGACGACTGGCCGTGCGGTTGGAGGAAGCGATCGACGACCTTCGTTCTGTCGGGTACGACATCGAACCCTTTGGCGGCCAGTCCTTCTTACTCAGGGCGGTACCGGCGGTGCTCTCGGGTAAGGACTATCGCGGGGTGTTGCAGGACATCCTGGACGAGATTGCAGACGACTCGGGAGGACGAGGCGGGTACGCTCCCCGCGAACGCGTGTGGATCGCGACCGCCTGTCGCATGGCGGTCAAGGCTGGGGACCCCCTTTCCCATGCCGAAATGCTGAAGTTGATCCACGACCTGGCCGACACCGAGAACCCGTACCTATGCCCGCATGGACGACCCATCGTGGTCACCATCGGTCATGACGAGCTGCTGCGCAAGTTCAAACGGATATGA
- the dnaA gene encoding chromosomal replication initiator protein DnaA, whose protein sequence is MILKGAWEATLVELKELVNPATYDRWISTLTPVGRTGSVISLATNGEFARQWITRKFTEMLAASLSSALGEPVTVQIVLDENAKTEQAPPPSVAKKKPSGSEPAIRRPGFISKYTFDRFVEGNSNRLALAGAQAVAAQPGKKFNPLFIYGGPGLGKTHLLHAIGQQVLARDARSRIVYLTGQVFAEEFIHSVKTGRVGEFRSMQRSVDIWLVDDVQLIAGKDRTQEELFHTFNFLYEGGRQIVICSDRPPRELYLMEERLRSRFESGLVADISPPDFETRAAILIKKAEEEGVELPMDVVDLMADRIQSNIRKLEGSLCRLLAEASLAGRPPTVEMAEEVLRSFFEDTNAGKPSPEALIEASADYHGVTMEEVMGKGRRQAITRARQVAMYLCREVWSLPWKQIGTLFRKDHSSAIYAHKSIGEELVRRPDQQRVLDEIVEAARSKRQH, encoded by the coding sequence GTGATTCTGAAGGGCGCATGGGAAGCCACTCTCGTCGAACTGAAGGAGTTGGTTAATCCTGCGACCTATGACCGTTGGATAAGCACGCTGACGCCCGTCGGTCGAACCGGTTCCGTGATCAGCCTGGCAACGAACGGGGAGTTCGCCAGGCAGTGGATCACCCGCAAGTTCACGGAGATGCTCGCAGCAAGTCTATCTTCAGCGCTCGGCGAGCCCGTGACGGTGCAGATCGTTCTCGATGAAAACGCCAAGACGGAGCAGGCTCCGCCACCATCGGTTGCCAAGAAGAAGCCCAGCGGCTCCGAGCCGGCTATTCGAAGACCGGGGTTCATCAGCAAGTACACTTTCGATCGGTTTGTCGAAGGCAACAGCAACCGGCTGGCACTGGCAGGGGCACAAGCTGTCGCAGCCCAACCGGGGAAAAAGTTCAACCCGCTCTTCATCTATGGAGGTCCTGGGCTTGGCAAGACCCACCTGTTGCACGCCATCGGGCAACAGGTGCTTGCACGCGACGCCCGTTCCCGAATCGTGTATCTCACCGGTCAGGTGTTCGCGGAGGAGTTCATTCACTCGGTCAAGACCGGCCGGGTCGGCGAGTTCCGAAGCATGCAGCGTAGTGTAGACATTTGGCTGGTGGACGACGTACAGCTCATCGCCGGCAAGGACCGCACGCAAGAGGAGCTGTTCCACACGTTCAACTTTCTGTATGAAGGCGGGAGACAGATCGTGATCTGCAGCGATCGGCCGCCGCGCGAGCTGTATCTGATGGAGGAGCGCTTGCGGTCGCGCTTCGAGTCTGGGCTTGTTGCCGACATCAGCCCTCCTGACTTCGAGACCCGCGCCGCCATTCTCATAAAGAAGGCGGAGGAAGAAGGCGTGGAGCTGCCCATGGACGTGGTGGACCTAATGGCCGACCGTATCCAATCCAACATCCGGAAGCTAGAGGGCAGCCTGTGCAGGCTTTTAGCAGAGGCGTCGCTGGCCGGTCGTCCTCCAACGGTCGAGATGGCTGAGGAAGTGCTCCGCAGCTTCTTCGAGGACACCAATGCCGGCAAGCCTTCGCCCGAGGCGCTCATCGAGGCTTCCGCCGACTACCACGGTGTCACTATGGAAGAGGTGATGGGCAAAGGTCGGAGGCAGGCCATCACGAGGGCGCGGCAGGTGGCCATGTACCTATGCCGTGAGGTCTGGAGCCTGCCCTGGAAGCAGATTGGCACCCTATTCAGGAAGGATCACTCATCGGCGATCTACGCGCACAAGTCCATCGGCGAGGAGCTGGTACGCAGGCCGGACCAGCAGCGCGTGCTGGATGAGATCGTGGAGGCCGCAAGGTCCAAGCGTCAGCACTGA
- a CDS encoding A/G-specific adenine glycosylase — MNDRDLAALRRRLLGWYEREKRDLAWRKSDDLYPVLVSEVMLQQTRVGTVGPYFERFMERFPDLRSLAAASEQEVLAVWQGLGYYRRAVNLRLAAQRLVAGPVPHDVAGFRDMPGIGEYSAAALASRVYGVPVAAVDGNVERVVARLFGIEGKLDAAPGRAAIREGARELLDRERSGDWNQAMMELGARVCVAGEPRCAECPVSVYCRAHAEGLTDRIPARPESRAPVRLSHACAVLTDGRRAKLVQIGPDRWWSGLWEFPRTDVSRGESTSAAARRAALGSGVSADDGVPLPTVTHTVTHHRISLHPVLFRVALGPRSWTRLDLLGNTPMPAPQRVVADHLLAALSE; from the coding sequence GTGAACGACCGGGACCTTGCCGCTCTGCGCAGACGGCTGCTAGGCTGGTACGAGCGTGAAAAGCGTGATCTCGCGTGGAGGAAATCCGACGACCTGTACCCCGTCTTGGTCTCCGAAGTGATGCTGCAGCAGACTCGTGTAGGCACGGTGGGCCCCTACTTCGAGCGTTTCATGGAACGCTTCCCCGACCTGCGTTCGCTCGCTGCGGCGTCGGAACAAGAGGTCCTGGCTGTATGGCAAGGCCTCGGCTACTACCGTCGAGCGGTCAACCTTCGGCTAGCGGCACAGCGTCTGGTGGCAGGACCTGTGCCGCACGACGTGGCGGGGTTTCGGGACATGCCAGGGATCGGCGAGTACAGCGCTGCAGCCTTGGCAAGTCGGGTGTACGGGGTACCGGTCGCCGCAGTGGACGGGAATGTCGAGCGTGTCGTCGCACGGCTATTTGGCATCGAAGGGAAGCTAGACGCCGCACCGGGTAGGGCCGCCATCCGTGAGGGTGCACGGGAATTGCTGGATCGAGAGAGGTCGGGAGACTGGAATCAAGCGATGATGGAGTTGGGGGCACGTGTGTGTGTCGCCGGCGAGCCGAGATGTGCCGAGTGCCCGGTCAGCGTGTACTGCCGTGCACACGCAGAAGGCCTCACCGACCGGATCCCCGCGAGGCCGGAATCGCGTGCGCCGGTGCGATTGTCTCATGCGTGCGCAGTACTAACCGACGGCAGGCGAGCCAAGCTGGTGCAGATTGGGCCGGACCGATGGTGGAGCGGGCTTTGGGAGTTCCCGAGAACCGACGTGTCGCGCGGTGAGAGCACTTCGGCTGCTGCTCGTCGGGCGGCGTTGGGTTCTGGGGTGTCGGCAGATGATGGCGTGCCGCTGCCAACAGTGACACACACCGTCACACACCATCGAATCAGCCTGCATCCTGTTCTGTTCCGAGTGGCACTCGGTCCGAGATCGTGGACGCGTCTCGATCTGTTAGGTAACACCCCGATGCCCGCGCCTCAGAGGGTGGTAGCAGATCACCTGCTAGCCGCTCTCTCCGAGTGA
- a CDS encoding YifB family Mg chelatase-like AAA ATPase, with translation MSLGRVTSSALVGIDAYGVTVEVDVHPGLANFIIVGLPDTAVNESKERVRTAIKNSGLSFPNTRITVNLAPADVRKEGPNFDLPIALGILAATGQLSPECLSKTLILGELGLDGATRPIAGALSAAIFAQADPEMEALLLPVDNAREAAVFGDLPVYGAGSLLEAIDILVDPVSAKPQPVQPTEFGSALNECEEDMRDVKGQETARRAMEVAAAGGHNMIMIGPPGSGKTMLARRLPTILPPLTLSESIETTRIHSAKGLMGPHQGLLALRPFRAPHHTSSYAAIVGGGKFPRPGEISLAHNGVLFLDEMPEYDRDVLEALRQPLEDGLVSVSRVAGHIDFPAKFQLVAAGNPCPCGYFGDAMKQCTCSPSAIRRYLQRISGPLMDRIDIHIEVPRVRQEDLLSLNLGEPSAPIRDRVTAARERQYERLKGTGIYVNAHLSPRQLRETCPLSEPVKEFLQMSCRKLGLSARAFDRLVKLARTIADLDGASDIAVPHVAEAVQYRTMDRRAWA, from the coding sequence ATGTCTCTAGGCCGCGTGACTTCTAGTGCGCTCGTCGGGATCGACGCATACGGCGTCACCGTCGAGGTGGACGTGCACCCTGGCCTCGCGAACTTCATCATCGTCGGGCTGCCCGACACTGCAGTCAACGAGAGCAAGGAGCGCGTTCGCACGGCCATCAAGAACTCCGGGCTTTCCTTCCCTAACACGCGCATCACCGTCAACCTCGCGCCCGCCGACGTGCGCAAAGAAGGACCGAACTTCGATCTTCCCATCGCGCTCGGCATCCTCGCAGCAACGGGGCAGCTCTCGCCAGAGTGTCTCTCGAAGACACTGATCCTGGGAGAACTCGGCCTCGATGGTGCAACGCGACCGATTGCAGGGGCACTCTCCGCGGCGATCTTCGCGCAGGCCGATCCCGAGATGGAAGCCCTGCTCTTACCTGTAGACAACGCCCGTGAGGCGGCGGTGTTCGGGGACCTTCCGGTCTACGGTGCGGGGTCGCTGCTCGAAGCCATAGACATCTTGGTGGACCCCGTCTCCGCAAAGCCGCAACCAGTGCAGCCGACGGAGTTCGGCTCGGCACTGAACGAGTGCGAAGAGGACATGCGCGACGTGAAGGGCCAGGAGACTGCGCGTCGCGCCATGGAGGTTGCGGCAGCGGGCGGCCATAACATGATCATGATAGGGCCGCCCGGCTCGGGCAAGACGATGCTGGCTCGGCGCCTGCCTACTATTCTGCCGCCGCTCACCCTCTCCGAGTCCATCGAGACCACTCGCATTCATAGCGCAAAGGGCCTTATGGGGCCACACCAAGGTCTGCTCGCGCTGCGTCCCTTTCGCGCGCCGCACCACACTTCGTCCTATGCCGCCATTGTGGGAGGAGGGAAGTTCCCTCGCCCCGGCGAGATCAGCCTCGCACACAACGGCGTCTTGTTTCTGGACGAGATGCCGGAGTACGACAGGGATGTGCTTGAGGCGTTGCGCCAGCCGCTGGAGGACGGGCTCGTGTCGGTATCTCGCGTTGCCGGGCACATAGACTTCCCGGCAAAGTTCCAGCTCGTGGCCGCGGGCAACCCGTGCCCGTGTGGGTACTTCGGCGATGCCATGAAGCAATGCACCTGTAGTCCATCCGCCATTCGGAGGTATCTCCAGCGGATCTCCGGGCCGCTGATGGACCGGATCGACATCCACATCGAGGTGCCGCGCGTTCGACAAGAAGACCTGCTGAGCCTGAACCTGGGAGAACCCTCTGCACCGATTCGGGACCGGGTGACCGCAGCGAGAGAGCGCCAGTACGAGAGGCTGAAGGGAACCGGCATTTACGTCAACGCGCATCTTTCGCCGCGCCAGCTCAGAGAGACCTGCCCTCTCAGCGAACCGGTGAAGGAGTTTCTGCAGATGAGTTGCCGCAAGCTAGGCCTGTCGGCGCGAGCTTTCGACAGGTTGGTGAAGCTGGCGCGAACCATAGCCGACCTAGACGGTGCTTCAGACATCGCCGTTCCGCACGTAGCCGAGGCGGTGCAGTACCGCACGATGGACCGACGCGCTTGGGCTTAG
- a CDS encoding NAD(P)-dependent oxidoreductase, producing MKVALTGASGFLGHYLTKELLDRGHEVRALVRESSRRELLSKWGVEMVPGDLHDVASLEALVDGTEVVLHNALEWVNFTDSPREAFETNVGRSLDLLEFARKHGRQQFIFVSSIAALGAVAPDIPLSEIHPIWPDTIYGTCKAMVDDACTGYHHVYGMNTSSWRPALVYGVDMLDPKRATWRNLILSVARGEPFSSDEGGSVNSMEDTAHAIVLAVGNPAVAGQQYNVVDCYYYKQQVAQFAKELSGSNAVIEDRIGAAEPRFRVLSDKARALGARLNRGLDGVRQHVQRVLELSKGEW from the coding sequence TTGAAGGTTGCACTTACCGGAGCTTCCGGCTTTCTGGGACACTATCTGACTAAGGAGTTACTGGACCGTGGGCACGAGGTTCGAGCTCTCGTGCGCGAGTCCAGCCGGCGCGAGCTGCTGAGCAAATGGGGAGTCGAGATGGTCCCCGGGGACCTGCACGACGTTGCTTCGCTCGAAGCACTCGTGGACGGGACCGAAGTCGTCCTGCACAACGCGCTCGAGTGGGTGAACTTCACCGACAGCCCACGTGAGGCGTTCGAGACCAACGTGGGCAGGAGCCTCGACTTGCTGGAGTTCGCCCGCAAACACGGCCGGCAGCAGTTCATCTTCGTCAGTTCCATAGCGGCCCTCGGTGCCGTGGCACCCGACATCCCGCTAAGCGAGATCCACCCCATCTGGCCCGACACGATCTACGGCACCTGCAAAGCGATGGTGGACGACGCGTGCACCGGCTACCACCACGTGTATGGAATGAATACCTCGTCCTGGCGCCCTGCCCTGGTGTACGGCGTGGACATGTTGGACCCGAAGCGGGCTACGTGGCGGAACCTAATTCTCTCGGTGGCGCGTGGCGAGCCGTTCTCCAGCGACGAGGGCGGTTCGGTCAACTCGATGGAGGACACTGCACACGCAATCGTTCTCGCAGTCGGTAACCCGGCAGTGGCCGGTCAGCAGTACAACGTGGTGGACTGCTACTACTATAAGCAGCAAGTGGCCCAATTTGCCAAGGAGTTGAGTGGCAGCAACGCGGTAATCGAAGATCGTATCGGCGCAGCGGAACCACGTTTTCGAGTGCTATCGGACAAGGCCCGAGCGCTCGGGGCCCGATTGAACCGTGGTCTCGATGGCGTGCGGCAGCACGTGCAGCGGGTGCTGGAACTGAGCAAGGGGGAGTGGTAG